A portion of the Colius striatus isolate bColStr4 chromosome 1, bColStr4.1.hap1, whole genome shotgun sequence genome contains these proteins:
- the MORC3 gene encoding MORC family CW-type zinc finger protein 3 isoform X1: MAAKTQGGIRLSALCPKFLHTNSTSHTWPFSAIAELIDNAYDPDVSAKQIWIDKTVINDNICLTFTDNGNGMNSEKLHKMLSFGFSEKSVMNGRVPVGLYGNGFKSGSMRLGKDAIVFTKNGETMSVGMLSQTFLEVTKAEHVMVPIVTFNNQRQISDPAEYKNSLKAILTHSLFSTEEKLLAELDAIMGRKGTRIIIWNLRRDKNEKTEFDFDKDKYDIRIPEDLDETGKRGYKKQERLDQIVPESDYSLRAYCSILYLKPTMQIILRGQKVKTQLVSKSLAFIERDIYRPKFLNAKTVRITFGFNCRNKDHYGIMMYHKNRLIKAYERVGCQLKANNMGVGVVGIIECNFLKPTHNKQDFDYTNEYRLTIAALGEKLNDYWNEMKRKKNEEYPLALPVEEIQKQPDQTWVQCDACLKWRKLPDGIEHLPDKWYCSLNPDPQFRNCNVPEEPEDDDLIHPTYEKTYKKKDREKLKKRLEYNHQVNNEVFLKTHVSSSKDFKTFSAVSGKEAGSRSLLPEVSNVSVKRPLLIITRSVSSPHSDSDTSLKRKTPGCVTPISSKTPRMNDKTFNNHDDDDDEDVIILEESSTPKPSADSDVPVVKTECINLDQEEKQEESCVVGEPCSAATSETKTEQLSSSTQTELPNLVVKKEEVEDDTDIQIPRAEMEPKQHNVNGASETSVDLGHELKNQLQLLNKEKEMYQNKCEVLTKQVETLEQKILEMSNKYVKKEMCHQSTETISSFEEGNVNERSLAEVTVLYEQALEEIGKLKEQCSTLQNLKTECSKCVEGESKSEVDEIAMQLDDVFRQLDKCSIERDRYKSEVELLEVEKSQIACQCEELKSEIAQLKASIPQAVAHANDSTTSNVEDSVNFSDGESLKLRSLRVNVGQLLATIMPDLDLQQVNYDIDVVDEILGQVVEQMHEISST, encoded by the exons ATGGCGGCGAAAACACAGGGCGGTATCCGGCTCAGCGCG CTTTGTCCAAAGTTCTTGCACACCAACTCTACCAGTCACACCTGGCCTTTCAGTGCAATTGCAGAACTCATTG ATAATGCATATGATCCGGATGTGAGTGCTAAACAGATATGGATAGACAAAACGGTGATAAATGACAACATATGCTTGACGTTCACTGATAATGGAAATGGTATGAACTCAGAGAAGCTTCACAAAATGCTAAG CTTTGGCTTCAGTGAGAAATCTGTGATGAATGGCCGTGTTCCAGTGGGACTGTATGGAAATGGATTCAAATCAGGATCCATGCGCCTGGGAAAAGATGCAATAGTCTTCACCAAGAACGGAGAAACCATGAGTGTGGGCATGTTATCTCAGACTTTCCTTGAAGTCACAAAAGCAGAGCATGTCATGGTTCCTATAGTGACGTTCAACAACCAAC GACAGATAAGTGATCCAGCAGAATACAAAAACAGCCTGAAGGCCATCTTAAcacattctttattttctacTGAGGAGAAATTACTGGCAGAGCTAGATGCTATAATggggagaaaaggaacaagaattATAATCTGGAATCTTAGAAG agataaaaatgaaaaaacagagTTTGACTTTGACAAGGATAAATATGACATCAGAATTCCAGAAGACTTGGATGAAACAGGGAAAAGAGGAtataaaaaacaagaaaggctGGACCAGATTGTTCCAGAAAGTGACTACTCACTACGA GCTTATTGCAGCATTTTGTATCTGAAGCCAACAATGCAGATCATTCTGCGAGGACAAAAAGTGAAAACGCAACTGGTTTCCAAAAGCCTTGCCTTCATTGAACGTGATATATATAGGCCAAAATTTCTGAAC GCTAAAACAGTAAGAATTACTTTTGGATTTAACTGTAGAAACAAAGATCATTATGGAATAATGATGTACCATAAAAACAGACTCATCAAAGCTTACGAAAGAGTTGGCTGTCAGTTAAAG gcAAACAATATGGGTGTTGGTGTAGTTGGGATTATTGAATGCAACTTCCTGAAACCAACTCATAACAAACAAGATTTTGACTACACAAATGAATACAG ACTTACAATAGCAGCTTTAGGAGAAAAGCTGAATGATTACTggaatgaaatgaaaaggaagaaaaatgaagaatatcCATTGGCTTTGCCTGTTGAGGAGATACA AAAGCAACCTGATCAGACGTGGGTACAATGTGATGCGTGTCTGAAGTGGCGGAAGCTGCCAGATGGAATAGAGCACTTGCCAGATAAGTGGTACTGCTCACTGAACCCTGACCCACAGTTCAG GAATTGTAATGTCCCAGAAGAACCAGAAGATGATGACTTAATACATCCTACATATGAGAAAACTTACAAGAAAAA agacagggaaaaaCTGAAGAAGCGGCTAGAGTACAACCACCAG GTCAATAATGAAGTGTTCTTAAAAACACATGTTTCTTCAAGTAAAGACTTCAAAACATTCTCAGCCGTGAGTGGAAAGGAAGCTGGTTCAAGGTCACTTTTACCAGAAGTATCAAATGTTTCTGTCAAAAGACCTCTGCTTATTATAACTAGATCAGTATCTTCACCTCATTCTGATTCTGATACCAG TCTTAAGCGGAAGACGCCTGGTTGCGTGACACCCATCTCTTCAAAGACACCTCGAATGAATGACAAAACGTTCAACAACCATGATGATGATGACGATGAAGATGTCATTATTTTAGAGGAGAGCAGTACTCCAAAGCCTTCAGCAGATTCTGACGTTCCTGTAGTAAAAACTGAATGTATTAATTTGGATCAAGaggagaagcaggaagaaagctGTGTCGTGGGAGAACCTTGCAGTgcagctacttcagaaacaaaaactGAACAATTGAGCTCGTCGACACAAACAGAGCTCCCAAATTTAGTTgttaaaaaggaagaagtggAAGATGACACTGATATTCAAATTCCCAGGGCAGAGATGGAACCTAAACAGCACAACGTTAATGGTGCTTCCGAGACATCTGTAGATCTTGGACATGAACTGAAAAATCAGCTGCAAttattaaacaaagaaaaagaaatgtaccAAAACAAATGTGAAGTATTAACCAAACAAGTGGAAACGCTAGAACAGAAGATCTTAGAAATGAGTAATAAgtatgtaaaaaaagaaatgtgccaTCAATCAACTGAGACCATTTCTTCATTTGAAGAGGGAAACGTTAATGAAAGAAGTTTGGCGGAAGTGACCGTTCTCTACGAACAGGCCTTAGAGGAAATAGGAAAACTAAAGGAGCAGTGCAGCACCCTGCAGAACTTAAAAACTGAATGCAGCAAGTGTGTTGAGGGTGAAAGTAAGAGCGAGGTAGATGAAATTGCTATGCAACTGGATGATGTTTTCAGGCAACTGGACAAGTGCAGCATTGAGAGAGACAGATATAAAAGTGAG GTTGAGCTACTAGAAGTGGAAAAAAGTCAAATTGCCTGTCAATGTGAAGAACTCAAATCAGAAATTGCACAGTTAAAAGCTTCAATTCCTCAAGCAGTAGCACATGCAAATGATTCTACCACCAGTAATGTAGAAGACTCTGTAAATTTTTCTGATGGAGAAAG CTTGAAACTACGCTCACTTCGAGTGAATGTTGGACAACTTCTGGCTACAATCATGCCTGATCTAGACTTGCAGCAAGTAAATTATGATATCGAT
- the MORC3 gene encoding MORC family CW-type zinc finger protein 3 isoform X2, which translates to MNGRVPVGLYGNGFKSGSMRLGKDAIVFTKNGETMSVGMLSQTFLEVTKAEHVMVPIVTFNNQRQISDPAEYKNSLKAILTHSLFSTEEKLLAELDAIMGRKGTRIIIWNLRRDKNEKTEFDFDKDKYDIRIPEDLDETGKRGYKKQERLDQIVPESDYSLRAYCSILYLKPTMQIILRGQKVKTQLVSKSLAFIERDIYRPKFLNAKTVRITFGFNCRNKDHYGIMMYHKNRLIKAYERVGCQLKANNMGVGVVGIIECNFLKPTHNKQDFDYTNEYRLTIAALGEKLNDYWNEMKRKKNEEYPLALPVEEIQKQPDQTWVQCDACLKWRKLPDGIEHLPDKWYCSLNPDPQFRNCNVPEEPEDDDLIHPTYEKTYKKKDREKLKKRLEYNHQVNNEVFLKTHVSSSKDFKTFSAVSGKEAGSRSLLPEVSNVSVKRPLLIITRSVSSPHSDSDTSLKRKTPGCVTPISSKTPRMNDKTFNNHDDDDDEDVIILEESSTPKPSADSDVPVVKTECINLDQEEKQEESCVVGEPCSAATSETKTEQLSSSTQTELPNLVVKKEEVEDDTDIQIPRAEMEPKQHNVNGASETSVDLGHELKNQLQLLNKEKEMYQNKCEVLTKQVETLEQKILEMSNKYVKKEMCHQSTETISSFEEGNVNERSLAEVTVLYEQALEEIGKLKEQCSTLQNLKTECSKCVEGESKSEVDEIAMQLDDVFRQLDKCSIERDRYKSEVELLEVEKSQIACQCEELKSEIAQLKASIPQAVAHANDSTTSNVEDSVNFSDGESLKLRSLRVNVGQLLATIMPDLDLQQVNYDIDVVDEILGQVVEQMHEISST; encoded by the exons ATGAATGGCCGTGTTCCAGTGGGACTGTATGGAAATGGATTCAAATCAGGATCCATGCGCCTGGGAAAAGATGCAATAGTCTTCACCAAGAACGGAGAAACCATGAGTGTGGGCATGTTATCTCAGACTTTCCTTGAAGTCACAAAAGCAGAGCATGTCATGGTTCCTATAGTGACGTTCAACAACCAAC GACAGATAAGTGATCCAGCAGAATACAAAAACAGCCTGAAGGCCATCTTAAcacattctttattttctacTGAGGAGAAATTACTGGCAGAGCTAGATGCTATAATggggagaaaaggaacaagaattATAATCTGGAATCTTAGAAG agataaaaatgaaaaaacagagTTTGACTTTGACAAGGATAAATATGACATCAGAATTCCAGAAGACTTGGATGAAACAGGGAAAAGAGGAtataaaaaacaagaaaggctGGACCAGATTGTTCCAGAAAGTGACTACTCACTACGA GCTTATTGCAGCATTTTGTATCTGAAGCCAACAATGCAGATCATTCTGCGAGGACAAAAAGTGAAAACGCAACTGGTTTCCAAAAGCCTTGCCTTCATTGAACGTGATATATATAGGCCAAAATTTCTGAAC GCTAAAACAGTAAGAATTACTTTTGGATTTAACTGTAGAAACAAAGATCATTATGGAATAATGATGTACCATAAAAACAGACTCATCAAAGCTTACGAAAGAGTTGGCTGTCAGTTAAAG gcAAACAATATGGGTGTTGGTGTAGTTGGGATTATTGAATGCAACTTCCTGAAACCAACTCATAACAAACAAGATTTTGACTACACAAATGAATACAG ACTTACAATAGCAGCTTTAGGAGAAAAGCTGAATGATTACTggaatgaaatgaaaaggaagaaaaatgaagaatatcCATTGGCTTTGCCTGTTGAGGAGATACA AAAGCAACCTGATCAGACGTGGGTACAATGTGATGCGTGTCTGAAGTGGCGGAAGCTGCCAGATGGAATAGAGCACTTGCCAGATAAGTGGTACTGCTCACTGAACCCTGACCCACAGTTCAG GAATTGTAATGTCCCAGAAGAACCAGAAGATGATGACTTAATACATCCTACATATGAGAAAACTTACAAGAAAAA agacagggaaaaaCTGAAGAAGCGGCTAGAGTACAACCACCAG GTCAATAATGAAGTGTTCTTAAAAACACATGTTTCTTCAAGTAAAGACTTCAAAACATTCTCAGCCGTGAGTGGAAAGGAAGCTGGTTCAAGGTCACTTTTACCAGAAGTATCAAATGTTTCTGTCAAAAGACCTCTGCTTATTATAACTAGATCAGTATCTTCACCTCATTCTGATTCTGATACCAG TCTTAAGCGGAAGACGCCTGGTTGCGTGACACCCATCTCTTCAAAGACACCTCGAATGAATGACAAAACGTTCAACAACCATGATGATGATGACGATGAAGATGTCATTATTTTAGAGGAGAGCAGTACTCCAAAGCCTTCAGCAGATTCTGACGTTCCTGTAGTAAAAACTGAATGTATTAATTTGGATCAAGaggagaagcaggaagaaagctGTGTCGTGGGAGAACCTTGCAGTgcagctacttcagaaacaaaaactGAACAATTGAGCTCGTCGACACAAACAGAGCTCCCAAATTTAGTTgttaaaaaggaagaagtggAAGATGACACTGATATTCAAATTCCCAGGGCAGAGATGGAACCTAAACAGCACAACGTTAATGGTGCTTCCGAGACATCTGTAGATCTTGGACATGAACTGAAAAATCAGCTGCAAttattaaacaaagaaaaagaaatgtaccAAAACAAATGTGAAGTATTAACCAAACAAGTGGAAACGCTAGAACAGAAGATCTTAGAAATGAGTAATAAgtatgtaaaaaaagaaatgtgccaTCAATCAACTGAGACCATTTCTTCATTTGAAGAGGGAAACGTTAATGAAAGAAGTTTGGCGGAAGTGACCGTTCTCTACGAACAGGCCTTAGAGGAAATAGGAAAACTAAAGGAGCAGTGCAGCACCCTGCAGAACTTAAAAACTGAATGCAGCAAGTGTGTTGAGGGTGAAAGTAAGAGCGAGGTAGATGAAATTGCTATGCAACTGGATGATGTTTTCAGGCAACTGGACAAGTGCAGCATTGAGAGAGACAGATATAAAAGTGAG GTTGAGCTACTAGAAGTGGAAAAAAGTCAAATTGCCTGTCAATGTGAAGAACTCAAATCAGAAATTGCACAGTTAAAAGCTTCAATTCCTCAAGCAGTAGCACATGCAAATGATTCTACCACCAGTAATGTAGAAGACTCTGTAAATTTTTCTGATGGAGAAAG CTTGAAACTACGCTCACTTCGAGTGAATGTTGGACAACTTCTGGCTACAATCATGCCTGATCTAGACTTGCAGCAAGTAAATTATGATATCGAT